A segment of the Carassius carassius chromosome 21, fCarCar2.1, whole genome shotgun sequence genome:
CTCATTAGAGGAACAACAGTGACCTCCAGTGGCTGCAGACAGACATTCACCAACACTTTTCAACAGCTTTAAAACAAACGCTTCCTTGAAAAGCAGAatactgtcaaatgattaattgtaattaattgcatccagaataaaagtttttgtttacatactatatgagtgtgtactgtgtatatgtattatgtatgcaCATTTCTAAAATAAACTAGTTACTATGTAATTACTCATATGGGAATGTAATATATGACATACAGTATAAAGCCCTATATTGAGTGGTAATGCCTTATATGTTAATTGTAAAGCCATGATTTAATAAGGCCGAttttaaagacataattttatAATGTATCCAAATTTTATTATGGTAATTTTATATGATTATGTACATATAATGATGATTACATTATATGTTATTTTATGCATGCAGCAACCATATatgccaaaaaatatatattttatagggatgtcccgatcaggtttttttgtccgagtcatttgattttgtgtatcTGCCGATacagagtcccgatccgatacttctataacacataaaaaaagaataaagaagagcgaaaaaacagatccaggatcttcaataaattacattttgaaatatattcaaatataaaacagctattttaaataggctagtaaaaatatttcaaaatcttactgttttgctgtactttggatcaaataaatgcaggcttggtgaatacaagggacttcttaaaaaaaaaaaaaaaaaaaaaaaaacattaacaagcttactgttcaaaaacttctgactggtagtataggcaactttattttttctctaatttctagtttttaattggcttagaaatctataaatgctggacaataacaaataataatgatttgtttatatactacaaacactgtttatcacataataatgcagaatagtttctatactgtaataaatactatgtcaatcagcactgcattgttcatactttatttatcacctgctggagatgacttgaagaacaatttattgtcgtgatcgtatattaatgtcttcgtgtttgcataagtttctgttttcctgtgcgcaccacagcatagctggacgcttttgtccatattaggagtttcctgatatcagcgcgagagcgcgctccggcttcgagtatgaatgaaacacacactgcatgagagtttagcgctctgtgatgttcatctcgctgtatcctgagtccgaatgaaatatcaggtcatgcgcaaactatcatgtctctttgagtttgaatctatatttattcacaccagctcttgaaaataaagtaatgtcatgccgcacgcgttgctgtttctgtgtggagtcaaaagggtctaactctgtgccaccgcataacaaaagatgtgttaaaaattaatgagaatatatatatatatatatatatccgagtcctgatcgggaggtaacgtccgattccgatcgagtctgaaaccacacgatcgggcccgatttctggacatccctaatattttatatatgcaactttattaaatcaacatacagtatatactaaaATCTGTATGTTTAtgcatatgtattattattattttttgcatgattcagtctattaaaataaatttagtttgaacacaaattcaagatatgggggcagaaaatgtatattttgatacCACTTCAAAtagtcaataatttttttttctccaaaaatggCCATGACTACAAATGTGATGTTGATTTTTTTACAACagctcaataaacaagaagttagttaattaagagacttgcgttatAGACACTATATTTCccatttaaacaacaaaaataattccaaacaaacATAGTCATATCGCTGTTTtgagtctctgagcaacatgaagGTGATTCGTTCCTggatgaatcaactgtttaaaaatgattcagttcagtcgcaatgactcactcattaacccTGAcgtgctgccacctactggcggctCTAATTTTACATTAAAGTATCTATTCAGTGTTTTATGAATAatttgtgtccctgcagcacagaagcagtcatcaggagcacagatgtatatttgtagaaatagacaacaatacactgtatgagtcacaattatacatttctcttttatgacaaaaatcattaggatattaagataagatcatgttccatgaagatattttgtgaatttcctaccataaatatatcaaaacttcatgtttgattagtaatatgcattgctaagaacttaatttaaacaactttaaagatgattttctcaagatttagatttttttcactccctcagattccagatttccaaatattgtcctcctcacAAACCACACATcgatggagagatgatttattcaggtgatgtataaatctaaatttccaAAATTGAtcttatgactagttttgtgccccagggtcacatatatgaaaacatttgtaattgcaggttaaatgcattcatgtcttGTGTGTAAACACATCTAAATGCCTCTTCAGacgcagcttctgtgtttcctctgcactgCAAAGATTCATTTTTGGTTGCATTTGCTCAGTAAAAGCCCAAacgttttatcattttaattcactgattaaatgtaagaatttgattcaaaacacaaTGCACACTttcagaatgtaaaaaaaatgcccaTAAATGGTCAAAATcgatttaaacatatttaaaaagatgAATTTGTAACAGTGTGAACCGACCTCGACACAGAATATATAAAGAATATCAGAAACTGTAGGAGGACGTTTAATAGGATACaagcacactaacacacacagcaaaatatgatctaatttcattttatttgccaGTCTCTATGCACGTACCAGTTTGTTCTCCTGCATGTAGATCCTCTGTAGTTTGCTGCATCCCTGCGCCAGCGCCACCAGACCCTCGTCACTGATGCTGTAGCACTGGCCGAAATGCACATCCTTCAGCTCTTTGCAGTGTTCGCCCAACTgcacacaacacacaaacatgcattcgGTTCAGTACAGCCATATGACTGCACACAGAAGGGATGCACAGAGCCGAACCCCTTCGAGATACACTACTAGATACAATTAATTAATAGATCAAATAAGTcttgctgtcaatcgattaatatataataattatgtaatatatatatatatatatgtgtgtgcactgtgtatattgattatgtatatataaatacacaatcatacagaatatattttgaaaaaatgtacatgcatatatttatatttgtatcatttatatgatttatttataaatatatacatgcatgtgtgtgtatttatatattcataattcatatacacagtacacacacacacacacacacacacacacacgtgaccctggacaacaaaattACAGCCAAAATATATAAAGCACAAGCATCCTAACCATATTATCTTGTTATCTAAAACACACACTGTTTAGTCAGAGAATTGAATTTTTATAATGAAAGCAATGCAATTACACTTTCAAGGAGCTTCAAGCACTTTAGCAAAAAATCGAGCATTTTTCAAACCTTTAATATATGGAAATGCAAGAATTTTCAAGAATTTCCAGCTCCCGTAAGAAACCTGGTCAGATAATAATTACGTGCGGGAaagcatataaaatatttattttgagtgatttattttttatttaatttttttttcaacctatttttctatatatttttttaatattttatttttagaactgtatttttatttaaaatattttattattttattttctattttaaatattaaaaaaactttttttactcttatttaaatatttttattttattttgcaaatatttttaagttacatttttattataaaatattatgattttattgtatttttaaataatttaaaacatctgttaaatgaatagaattaataacaattttatCACAATATCCCAAAATTTCCATTTgactcaaaaaaatatttacaaaagtgattttatatccattgaaagcacattaaatgcaagaaaagtgtctacttttaaggtttcaaattAGCTTTTTGaggataaaatgtcaaaatttggttattcagtataacaaaatatttatgtaaagATTCAAAAAATATGCTTATTGATTATTGTACACatcaatataaataaaagaataaagcagcaacatttaaaaaatgtaaaattacacattattagtatttggggtgaaagtaattattcttttaatatgtcataaattgatttttgtaGTAAAATGCCTGACAAGAccgttacactgaatgacattttagtgggtgtcttctgtaaatcagggaaaacatttatcatatttattttttgcacggaaaaacaaaaacaaaattgcaattagATTAAATGGAAAACTTTGAATATTTCTTTtgggaaaacaacaacaatttaaagCAGTATCAAAATGCTTAAACCAATGCTTTTTTCTTTGAGCCATTTAAATATGTGGATGCAAACACTGATACTGACTGATATTTCTCTCAGGTGAGTTTGGCACAGCTCACCAGTCTGAGAGCGTGGTCAGTGAGTTTGTCCTGGTTTCCGGCGTGCACTTTCTGCAGGAGCGGGCAGTGGATGGCCACGGTGCACAGAGACACATCGCTGAGCTGCTTACAGCGGTACGCCGTGTATTTGATCAGACCGGGACAGTTAGACGCCAGAGAGCAAACGCCGTGGTCCTGAACGTTACGACAGTCGGAGATGTTGATCTCAGTCACGTTCTGCCTCCGGGACGCGATCTTCACCAGGAGATCATCTGTAACCTGTGCTCACACAGACAGCAATCTCACTTTAATATCATTATACACCAGTCACTATAGAGACCGTAAAGAAGGTTCTcatttataaagcatttataAAAAGAGGTTTTAGAGCATTTTCTGCAAATATGTGCAGTTTTACATGTTTTGTGTAAACTGTCACATGACCAGAGGAGTTTATTAAATTCCTGTTTGCATCATGAGATGATGATGGATTCAAAAGGCTAGTGATATATGATAAAGATTTCTGGTGCATGTTATCTTTAAGGTGTCTAGTATTAATATGTGAATTTGCATGCATTGAGTTTTGTTAAGTGTGGTCATAGAATGAGGAAACCGCTAGTGACCGCTGGGATAATaacggttttttttttatttatgtataatagTAACTATAGAATGTTATGAAACAGTTAACAATGGGTTAATAACTGGGATgtgatatatatacattttgatgaTTGCATGAATGTAATTTCAGTAAACACACTATCCCATGTGAccagccataaaacacataaaacattttattattatttattattattattattattgattatttcaaGGAGTTACTAATGGCACATCATTGTTGATGTTTTCTTTTCTGAGAAAAACTGGGTTTAAATGGATCTGAATAGCATTTTTGTTTTGTGGTTGTGATGTTTAGTGAtttttgcttttgtcatttttattcgcTTTTTAATAAATTTCTATTCcgctttagtttttttatttcagttttagcaatATTAATACTTGCACTTAAATTTCAGTTAGCAGCCAATGCAACATTAGTAAAAATTTTtagcttatatttatatttcagctttaattaaaaaattatatatatatattagttttagcAAACATcacattaaaacttaaaataaaatcgcTGCCattatacaaatgaataaaaatgcaacacGGCTTTCAGCTAtagttcataaaaataaaaactttgggggaaaaaatccAATTGTaattatttctataataaattatatatatatatatatatatatggcgatttaaaatgcctttacttttatatagggctgcacaatttggcaaaaattataattatttcttataataatatccaaataaacaaaaacaattaccattgtaatatttcagtgtaatttaagaaatatattacttataataattttattttacctaacaactgtaaaattactaatctaacatttattttactgaacttttattttggctgAAAACTGCAGGAAGCccatggaaactttttttttttcttttaaactttcattACCAGTTTGGGAACACGGTTGGTACACGATTTagcttttcttttgattttcttGATCTTGCAGCCCTAACAGACATGCACACAGATAATCCTAGAACTAAAGGAGTTTTATGGATGAATTGGATCAAGCACAAACCTGCTGGAGACCGCTGAGGTCGATCTGTTTCCAGAACTGGAAGTCTAAGCAGAGATTGCGCCAGTATTTACAGACCAGAGACGCACCCAGACATCTCTCCTTCACCGACAGGTGAGAAAACACCTAAGAACACACCACACGGGTTCATCGACTCATCATCACTTTAAATACATGAATGAATCCagattataatccataataacacttcctccagtgaaaaagtgcatctgctgttgtctctctcagctctgtttagagctgtttaaactgtgcttgatctgtgcagatttctctcctgattcagaccagaacacttgttcactggaggaagtgttattatggattatttgagttaaaatcatcttaatgctggatgtgtttcatcttttgtcttctccagatgttcactgatggactggagtgctgtggattattgtgatgtttttatcagactctcattctgacggcacccattcactgcagagcatccattgatgggacactgatgcagtgctgcaTTTCTACAAATTAGGGCtcatattcacaaaacatctccCAAACAGCAGTAAAAGAGTTTCCTGTTAAAAGCTGTTCACAAATCTGCTGAGACACACTTCTAGTCAGGAATAGAGAGAAGAGGAAGGGGGCGGGGCTGAGCTCGTGGCTGTGGATGATGTCATCATGCTTCCTAACTACACACACActgattggctgatagtctctgtcagagattcattcatagaaatattgtatTATACTCCCATattcaaaaaaaggttttaaaatgcaGTAATTAAACAAGTATACGTTGATCTGATTGTGAGCGTCTTACATGTGTGCGTCTCTGAATCGATTCTAAACACTCTTTTAATTAACAGTGTAATAATCACGGCTGATAAAAGAGAAGTTACTTCTTGCTCAGCTGCTTAATGAGAACAAGGAGAGAATTCAGAGCAGGATAACCTCCCAAACCAAAGTGATGCCTTTATAAATGTCAAATCTGTCTCAGATGTTGACGTTCAGAGACAGATTCCCAGCAAACAGATATTTTAGGAGACTCCTCTTCACTGCTCCTCACCTTTCACACATTTCGGAGCTAGTTTAGAGCGAAACACCTCTCAGAGCAAACATTTAGCTCTTCTCCTAAACCGGCGAGTTATAGGAGCTACTTTTAGCTtgaagatgttttgtgaatactcTTGGATGAGCACATCTTCGTTTAAGTACAGACCTTGAGCAGTATAGAGGAGGGCAGCTggttgatgtctgtgttttcagCGCTCTTCGTCTCCTCCGAGCTCTCGTTTCGAGACGACTGACAGCAGCAGGTGGAGGAAGAAGTCGAGGCGCTGCCTGCATCTGTATGCCGTCCCGCGCCGGAGCCGTCCTCCTCCgaaggagaggaagaggaggaggatgaaggcaGTGAAGGAAGGAGGCAGCGGCTGTCTCCTCGCTCCTCTCCGTTCTCCATGGCCTCCTGGAAGGCACAGCGAGGCTGTTTGCGGGGCGTACACCGCTGCAGCTCAGCACACTTACGCTTGCACACCATTTCAGAATCGTCCGCGGCACAGAACCGCGCCGGGGGCCCGATCAGCTTGGAGAGCAGACTGCGACCCTGAGCCTCCCAAAGGGCCAGTTCTCC
Coding sequences within it:
- the fbxl17 gene encoding F-box/LRR-repeat protein 17 codes for the protein MGHFLSRNGYGLKKKSRKLRKKKKRRNCFLRGPCMLCFIGSVEDDWPFENAAVSKLVSLNSPEECVRFLLSPGELALWEAQGRSLLSKLIGPPARFCAADDSEMVCKRKCAELQRCTPRKQPRCAFQEAMENGEERGDSRCLLPSLPSSSSSSSPSEEDGSGAGRHTDAGSASTSSSTCCCQSSRNESSEETKSAENTDINQLPSSILLKVFSHLSVKERCLGASLVCKYWRNLCLDFQFWKQIDLSGLQQVTDDLLVKIASRRQNVTEINISDCRNVQDHGVCSLASNCPGLIKYTAYRCKQLSDVSLCTVAIHCPLLQKVHAGNQDKLTDHALRLLGEHCKELKDVHFGQCYSISDEGLVALAQGCSKLQRIYMQENKLVTDKSVQAFAENCPDLQFVGFMGCSVTSQGVIHLTRLQHLSSLDLRHISELNNETVMEVVRKCRNLTSLNLCLNWTINDRCVEIIAKEGRSLKELYLVSCKITDHALISIGQYSSTIETVDAGWCKEITDQGATQIARSSKSLRYLGLMRCDKVNEETVERLVLQYPHIVFSTVMQDCKRTLERAYQMGWSPNTSTAS